TTTTAGTCATAAGGAGCTAGAACATTTTATCACCAAGGAAAAGGCGAGACTGAAAAATCTGCCTTGTGCCAAGCCATCATGGCAGGTGTGTGGCAGGGCCAGGATCTGAATCTGGGATtcataggattttattttatttttttaaagattgtatttatttatttgcgagacagagagagcatgagcgggggtggaggggggcagagagagaaggagaagctggctccccgctgagcaggaagcccaactcaggTGTCCATCCCCGGATCCTAGGTTCATGATCTAggacatgagccaaagacagccgcttaaccaactgagccactcaggtgcccttaacATTCGTTTTAGTATATCAACAGTTCCTGAGCTGGGGTCCATGGTTGGCCTTCAGGATCCCAGAATCAGCTCAATTGCGTGCACAGTTGGAAGATGCCCACTTTTCTATGGGAAGGAGTCGGTGCTTTCACCACATTGTCAAAGGGGTCTGTGACCTAGAGAAGATGGAGGACCCCTGTGATCCTCTCTGTCGGTCCTCGGTTCTGCCTTGCCCACAGGCCCTGGAGAACACCTGGGTAGAGTGGTTTCTGTTCTGGGGCAACTGATGTCCAGTCAGCGTGGGGACGTATGTACATGAGGTCAGCGCTCTTGCGGCCCCATGCAACCCCCTCCTAGCCTGGGGACACTCAGCCTTTTCCCAGGAATAGGCTGAGAGTGACGGGGGTATGCTGACAGAATGGGGCATGCTGAACGTCTTTGCATCAGCCCAGATGTCAAAGCTGAGACTTCGGACATGCTCAGAACAGTTTTTGCCAAGATGGGCTCTCTCCCCTGGGAGACTGAGGGAGCAGGCAAGCCAGCCAGCACTCAGTTAAATGTCGTCTTAATTTGGAAAGCGcagagggactttttttttttaacaatagtcAGCCATTCTTCAGCACCAGGCGTGTGCTGCAGTGCTCACTTGGAGCCTGGGGGCAGCTCAGAGATTGATAGCAGCCTCCTGTCTGTCACCCAACTTCAGCTTGGCAGCTCACTGACCCTGCCTCTCCTCCGGCTGAAACAAGCGTGAGATGGCAACCATTACCCAGGGGACTCTGGAGAGAACCCAATTCCCACaggaaaagaggagagggagggaggttgtCTTAGCACAGGCTTGGCTGGGCACATAGTATGCACCTAGAAAATAGGCCAGCCTTTTCCAGCTCCTACTAAGGAGGGAGTACAATGTAATgggtagggagaggagagaggcatGATCAgaaacattcattcaacaaacattttgtgTTTACTGAGTGATTGCTGTGTCAGAAATAGCAGTGGGGGGTATACAGAAACACTGGTGCAATATTtaaagcacctactatgtgttagCTAGGCTTGGTGCTAGGTATTGCATGGATACATGCAATAAAAtggatatttattataaatatttattcagtgtaTTAGCACTGAAGATATAATGACTTAAACAGCCTTGTTCTGACTACAGCATCAGGACTCCCTGAAAACAGCATCtctagataaggaaactgaggcagcagaGAATTGCACAAAAGTCTCATCACTGAGGGCCCTAGGTCCCCAGACTTGAGTCTCCCAGTATTTTAACCCAGGCTAGGGCCACTTCCCTGTCCTCCCCCTTAGTATGTCCTTTCAGGGCAATGATGATGAGTCATTAATAATGGAATTTTAATGGCAAAGCACAGCAGGGCCCCATCTGTGGAAGAAGCCCATCCCCTGGGGCCATGTGGAGCCTGCAGAGACTGAACAGCCAAGGATTTTTGGTCCCTTGACAACACCTCTCTCATGACTCTTCCATCCTCCCTTTCCACCAGGAGAGCTTAAAAATATCCTACCTCCATGGCTGGTACCCCAAATTGAATCAGTACTTAACTTATAATGACTGGAAGGGAGGGTGGCATCTGATCATCAGCACAGGACACCCACTGTCCCGGTGCTGTGTGAACTGCCCCTCCTTCCCCGGAAGGAATCAGGAACCCAGAATGACAACAGGAAGGGAAGAGGCTGAAGAGCTGGGCTCTGCAGGAGGGCAGGAAATGACAGTCTCCAGAAGGTGCCACTGGAGGGTTGATGGGCAGTCTGCATGGAGccggggctctgtgctcagctcaggcTGAGAAAGGGTTAACCAAGTTCTTCACTGCAGGACTTCTTGGAACCTTAAAGATGCTGATGTGCACTGTGAATCTATAAAAAAGGGATGTCTGGtacagcatttcccaaacttatttgaccacagaaacctttttttttttttgcagagagaATAGTGCATTGCACAATGTAAAAACCTGAGCTTTAACCAATGTGTATATGGAGCCCATAACAGCAAGGGGCCTTGTGCTAAGTGCTGAGGATCCCAGATTACAAAGACAACAAGGTCCTAGATCCCAAGGAGCCATTTGTGGGAGGCAACTGCATAAGGGTtggaaggaggtgggggtggggcgggggtggtggtggccagTGTGCAGAGGCAGCCCTGGAAAGGGAACAGCAGTCAGGGGGAGGTGCTGGAGCTGGAGGAAGCCAGTAGTGAGAGGAAATGCTAGAAGAGTATGGTAGGACCCACTAGAGGTTGGCAGGGTTGGGCGGTGGGGGAGAGATAGGAAGCAGAGGGGGAAACATGGACAACCCTCTCCCGCCCAATTCCTCCCACCTCTCAAATAGCGGAGCTGGGTGGTCTTTCCCATTTGAACAGTTACTAGAGGGTTTGGTCCTcagtccttcccccacccccacccccacccccaccacatcTATGCTATTGAACTTGGGCTAACATCCAGAAGCCAGGGAACAGCTATGCACAAATTCAGTAATTGGAGTCATTAGCGTTGACTCAGAAATCATTTTTTCCTAAGTCTCTCTCTTGGAGAAGCTTTTAAGACCCTTCAAATTGGTTAATGGAGAGTTTAGAAATGAGGCTGAAGCCTCAGCTTTCAACTCCCCCTGCCGAACCCCCAGGTCTCCCCAACATACTCAAGGGCAAGAGTGATGAGATAATCCAATATCTATTTTATTAAACTCTCATCCATTTCTGGCATACCTTTCACAAACAAGGATCTCTAAATCTACACTTCCCTGCTGCAGACCTCCAGGCGCTCAGTCTCCACTTCCTCCCTCACATTGGCCAGATGACAAGAACACTTTCACGTAAATCTACAGTGTGAAAGGCACAAAAGAGCCCTGGGCTAGGAGTCAGGGGGCCTGGGTCTTCTCCTGGCCTACTGACTCATAAAGCTGTATAACCATGGGCACCACTCCGCCTCCCTGGCCTTCAGTGAGGACCAAGGTCCTTTCTGCCACAAAATGCCCCACATAGGCTCAGTAGGGTAGAAGGGCAGACACCAGTGCCTTTGGTTTACAACTGAGAAAACAATGTAGTGGGTCAGGTCACTGCTTCAAGCGGACATGGCCTGGCCCTGGGTCTTCACACACTTTCTTCTTTACTGTGCTGGGGCAGGTACTTAAGGTTCTTTGGGAAGTTGAGAACAACTGGCCTCTGCTCTGGGGCTCAAGTTGTGGTATCTCTCTGAACCTACAGGCTCCCTTCTTTAGGGCTGAAGTGGGAGGATCTGAAAAAGTCAAGCAGATACGGTAAGCATGTAGGCAAGAAACTCGTTCCTTCCAAATCAAAGGTGAAATGGGAGATGATCATGAATTCACAGGGGATGAATAAAAGCGAATGTTGGGGCTCATCTTGAGAATGGCCTGATTAAGTGTTCTCTGAGTTTTAGCCATTCATGGAACCACCCTCGTGGTTTTTGCCACCTCTCCGGATCTGTGTTCCCCTTTATCCAATTTcacaatgtttttctttaaatggattatttttaataactgtgAAACCGTGATGTGCTAGCCacatttttacattattaattaTCCATTTATTAAATATCCAACTAGTAAGATAGAAAATATTGAGTACCTAAAATCCTCTCATGAACCACCAGAGGCACATACATCAGATGTTGGCAAAAACTGATATAGTCGGAgcctgaggaaactgaggcatgggaggAAATAGGTAAGGGTTTTACTCAAGGTCATAGGCTAAGGTGAGGTCCAGGGTCTCTGGACCCTTCAGGAGAGTTTTTCACAGGTCACTGAATGAATCCCTTTTGTGCACAGAACCAGAAATCACTGTGGATGTTTCCACTTCTCATCTGGGAGGCTACCAATTGGGGGAAAGGTCAAAGTCATTCATGGGCCATGTACTTGAAATTGCTTGAGACCCTCAGCTCCCACTGGCATGTCCACCTTTGGAAAAGGACACTGACACCATTTTTTCTTACCAGCCAacctctctgccctgccccccaacaCCAGTAAGAGGCACCAGTGACTAGGTCTTATCTCACCTTAGCCAAAACCCAGTCTGACGAGACTCCTTTCCAAGGGATAGCTGAACGGGGGAAGAGTAATGTTGGGGGCTCCAGGGCTGGCTCTGAGACGCCCACTCCTACAGAGGAGGCCAAGGTTCCCTGTGCTCGAGGCATGTGGGAGGTGGGAGGCCCCTGCCAGCAGAGTGTTGAAGCTGTGGAGGGAGGGACTGGAGAAGGACTTCAATCCTTTAACTGCCAGGTCGCTGGTCCCCAGGGCTGTGAGGAGAAATGAGAGCAGCTCTTACTCATACTGTGGGTTCCTACTTCAGAGCAAGGACTTCTTCAAAGACTTAGTGGGCTCTAGTGTTGTTAACCCAGGCCAGCCCGAGTGACTCATGAGTGAACAGGACTTTCAGAGGACTTGAAGGGTAATTCAGGGCAATAAGGCAGTATCTTGGGAGACCGTCTCTCCTGAAAAATTATCAGATTAGCTCCCACTTATTCAATATCTGCTCTGTGCTAGGTTGTGCTGAACCCTCTAGAGTCAtcccatttaatccttacaacccAGTGATGGAGGTACCAGCAGTACCCTCACTTGCAGAAGTGAAGAACCTAAGGCTCAAAGACACCAAGTCCAAGTTCAGTGACAGAGCAGCAGTTAAAACTCAGGCGTGTCTGACTCAAAAAGCTATACTCTTAACCCGTTACTGGGGCAGGAAACAGCAAGCGGACCAAGCCACCCCCTTCTCTGTCACAGGATAATTAGCTCATGGGAAAGAACCTGCTGGCTTCGACACGCACCTTTACCTGCCGCCTCCATGGAAAAGAGGGTCTGCAACCTCTCCTGGGCAGGTTCATTGCCCAGAGCCGCGGACTGCTGGTAACATCTTACAGCCTCTCCCAGGCTCCTCCGCACACCAAGGCCCTTCTCAAAGCAAATTCCCAAGTGGTACCTGCTCTGTGAGTCCTAAAGGGAAgatggacagacacacagatgtgtACACCTGCATGAGTGAAGAACTGAAATGCAAAGGCAGGAGGAAGGTGGAGGCAGTCAGACAAGCCGGGGCTTCATCTGTGCAGGTTCAAGGCCCAGTCCTGGCCCTCTCTGGACCAAGGGATCGCCAAGTACAAAAAGCCAGAGGCCTGGAGTGTGCCCAACACAGAGGAGTTGGGGATCCTTCTGTCCAGGGAGATTGGAGCCAGAGCAGCATGGCTGCTTCTCTGGCCGAGGCTGGTGCAGAAGGCGGGCAGACATGAGGGCCATGGGGAGCAGCCAGCCCAAGTACAGGGAACCCGGGAGTCAGGCTCCTACTTCAGCTGAAAGAGCCAGGAGTGAGAGGGGAGGCTAAGTTTCCCAAAAGCCCTGCATGTCTTCTGAACCTCTACTGAGGCCCCGCAAAACATATGGTCCAGAGAATGTTCCCCGTTTGAAAGATTAAAAGGTTCTGAATCCTCTCTCCCCTGACAATTAGGAGCAGAGCACAACCTATAGAGGcagactgcctgggttccaaTCCCAGCTCCACCAATTACAGTGGAGGAACCTTAGGCAAGTACTCCAcacttctgtgcctcagtctcctcatctataaagtgtgAAATCGTAACAGTACCTACCTTACTGCATTGTTACAAGGATAACATACATTAATACATGAATAATGCTtaaattactgttattattattttcataccTTTATTTGCCCCCATCATTAATCTCGCCCTCTGTGGTGGAATATTATCGTTATATTCAATATATCGTTATATTCAAGcccccaacttaaaaaaaaaaaaacaaaatactctgGATTCCCAACCACGGTCCCATTTCTCTTCTACCTTCTAGTGTCACATTTCTGGACTGAGTTTCTGTAACATGCGCATCAAAGTCTACGTCATAAATATGGTGGGCTCACAGCCAGCACTGGACACTCTTAAGTCCAAAACTCCCACCATGCCACACTGCTCAACACAAACCTACAGAGACCCAGTTCCTGCTGGAGTGGGTGAGTGTGAGGACTGTGCCCAGCACACTTTGTGCACATCTCCTAGCATGCTGGGTGACTAAAGCAGGCCAAGGGGCCCCTAGGCTTGTCCAGCTCATGAAGAATATGAGGCACCCTCAGCCCGAGAAGGTCCTGGGGCTCTATCAAGgaaggcaggcacagaggcagtACTGGTGAGTGACATTGCCCCCCTTTCGACGGCAACGACAGATAACACcaagtaaaaataaagtattctGATGCCCAAGAGTTTGATGAAGCTATCATTGTGCTGGCCCAAAAACACAGAGGAGCCCCTCTGCAGGGCAATTCTCATCCAAGGCCATGGCTCGAGTTAATCCAGTACTCCTAGTCCTCCAAGAAGCCACACCTGGAGAAAAATCCTGGTCAAGTACACTTGAGGAGTACAGCAAACCAGAGATGCCCTTTGGGTGATCAGCACAGAGAGAAAGCTCTGAGATCTCCTGCATTGAAGACAGTTGGTTGGCTCAGTATTTCCAAACCCCTCGGACCATGTTTTCCCTGGGATTACTTACAAACACTGCCTGGAACAAATACTCCAGAGGATATTCTCTGGGTCCTACAGGCTGGGCGGCAATACCCCCATACATGTGCCGCCACCCCCAAACTGCTCCATGTCTTCTGACTTCCCTGAACCGCACAGCTCATGAGGACGCACCTTCCTTGTGCACCACTTACCAAGTGCTCGCTCACACAACTGTTACCTTAGGTACACTGGGTcctcacaacaacaacaacaacaacaacaaccaccaccttGCAAAGCAGCAGACAGTTGAGGCAgtctgagacaagggaaacaagaaGTCACCAGCCTAGTTGTGTGCTGATAAATGTAATCACGGGCTGTCCAGCCAGTCCAACCAGCAGTCCAACCAGCCCTGCTTTGTAGTCCTGAGTCCCTTCTGTATGGCACACACTCCTCCCACAGCTGATTTTAAGGCCCCCCCAGCACCTCTTGCAGACTGGTGTAAGCCAGCTCCTGTGTGCCACCAGCCTGCCCAGGGGTCACACAGTTAAATCAGTGACAGTTAAGAGTTGAAGCCAGCCCAACCCATGTGTCCCTATCAACCATATCCTGTGCATCCTGGAGCTCGGTACCAGTTCCCAAATCCCCTCCTTCCTCAAACTTGATCCCCCAACATGGTGGGACGCTGGAGATGTCCTACCCCATTGTTGGCTGCAAGCCAAAAGTATTTCACAGCGCTCTGCTCATCCAGGTGTGGCTCCTTGGTGAAAAGCACCCCGAGGAAAGCTTGAGCCTATggccagggaggaaggagaaatgtTATCTTGGTCCCTTCCTGGCCCCACGTGCTCCAGAAGACACCCCGCCTGGGCACTCACCTCTCTCAAGCCCGAATCAGCAGCCTGCTTCAACATGGACACTGCCCTCTGACGCTTAGGTGCCCCCTCGGAGGCTGGGCCTTGCAGCAGACACCTGGCGTAGCGGTACTGAGCCAGCCTGTGGCCCTGACTGGCAGCCAGCTGGTAGGAAAGGACTGCCTGGGACAAAGGGAGAGACCCCCCTCCCTAAGTTAGCAGGTACCCCTGCAAGCCAGCTTTCCCTTCGAATgaaatttgtaaaaattattttaattaaatagaacCTAATCCATACAAATGAGTCAGGAAATACAGATAAGCccaaatttcaaaatacagataaactgaaaatagaaACATGAAATCCCAAGAGATTCTGCCTTCTAAAGATCATTCTCGGCTCACCTTTTAGTTCACAGCTTTGCAAATTTCTTCCCCCACACACACGTGTTTATACCTACACgcatacacattcacacacacagatgtatataaatgtatgtgtgtataacagggaaaaataaacagagagacagagaacaacattcacaatgttgtaacCTATTTTTTCAATACAATACACAGAGAATGTCTTTCCCTGCCAGTTAATATAGACCTAGCCCATTATTTGTAAGACCCACATAGATATTATAAACCAATGCACTATGGAAGGAACTTCAAATTgcttccctcttcttttgccaTCATACACAATTCTAAGAAATTCCCTCTCGTATAGAACATCTTTGTCTACTTTCCTACTTGTTTAGAATGAATTAATTCATTCCCCAAGGTAAGGTTCTAGGTCCCGACGATACAGCTGCAAAGACCAACAAGGTCCCTGACTCCTTTTGAGTCTAAATTCCTAGAAGTTAggagcttcttcttcttctcttgtgGCTGAGAAACAGAAGCTGAACTCTCCCCAAGCCCTGCCCACTACTCATTTCTGGAGGTCACCTCTCGACAGTGCAACATGGTGGACAGGCCTAGGACAGAGAGAAGGTCTGGTACCTTGCCCAGGTCCTTGGGGGTGCCTCTGCCATGCTCGTGACACAAGCCCACGTTGTATTGTGCTTTGCTGTAGCCGTAGTCTGCTGCTTTCTGGAAGTAAGAAAAGGCTGCCACGTAGTCCCCATTCCTCATGTTCTCTGTGCCTGTGAGAAAGCGGAAATACAGCTTTCTCTATGAACGTCCCCACATCCTTGGCCAACTCATAAGCTGCTTCCTTGCTTTTTGGTGCTAGACACTTTGCATGTTTCCATCCTCCAAATGTTCCACTGGTTTGCCAAAGACCTCAGTGGCTTCTGTCCTCCTATATAGCATCCTCCTCTTGGTGACAGCATCCCAATCTCCCTTTGGGAGgagaccctcccccttcccccactccccatgctACTAATCGATGTACTGTGCTCTTTCCCACCAATAAGTCCCTCACTCAGGAATTGGAATCTTAACCTGGTTGAGGCATGAGAGAAACAGTTTTGTAGGTTTATTCTAAAAGCAGCACTCTGAAGACACTGTCCCTAAGTCACTGCCCCCCtcgttcttgttctttctgaCACATGGCAAATCAACAGATCCCAACGGATTCCTTCTGTGCTTAAGCTAGCCAGAGGGGGTTTGAGCTGCTTTTAACCAACTAAATGTAACTGATAACAGCTGATACTGTTAATCCTGCTTTAGGAGGAACTCATCAGAGAGAATATAAGAACTACAAGACAGATGAACTCAGGGATATCGGACAACCAAGCCCATGTGTTTTGTTTCatccaaagaaacaaagaaacaaatgaaaaacagagacAGGGCTGGGTGCAGTCAAGTTCCTGAGTTCCCATTCAAACCTTTTCCTGAGCTGTCTCTCCTGCCTGGGGTATCTCTCTGCCTCCACCACCAGGCCTTCCCATCCTGTATCTCTGGAACCTTCAGACCACACTCAGGCTTTAAACACTCTTTTGGCATTTACTTAATATACAAGCCTTTTTCTCTGAACTAGACTGTTTCCAGAGTACAAGCCCTGTCTCCTCAATTAGACTGCAAAATcctggaggcagaagcagaaaaagaatgtAGAAGAAATAACTTTGCATTGGGTGAAAGCTCTATACAAATGCAAAATATGATTAGGGCTTATGCTCCCTTTGTGTTCTGCCACACTGCTTAGcattgctgaataaatgaatatatgaatgaaggAATGGGCAAGAAAATTCTCAGAAGAGACTGTCTGCCCATCAAAATCACAAAAAGCTAATGAGGTAGAAGCCAGGTTCCATTCAGCCCACAGTGAATTAGTCACCTCCCTGCTCCCTGAAAATTCGCTGTCCAGGATTCACAGAGCCCTCTATCCTTGAGAAGACTAGAGAGGGCGAAGGATACCTCCCTGagcccattccccccaccccactggctcCCTGAtccatctctcttctctttctcttctgcccCTAACCAAAACCAAGCCACCATGAGGCTTTGTTATGCTATCAGCAACAGCTCCAACCTAGCCTCCTGCTTCCTCTGACATCTCTGCACTCCACGACTGCCCATATAATAACCAGAGAAATCTGAAAAAGTAATTCAGATCATGTGATGGTCCCTCCTTCTGCTCCAGGGTAAAACCTCCATTGGTTTATCTTGCTTCAAAAAACCACACTCCTCTGTGGCTCGGAAGGCCTTGCCTGATCTGGCCCCTCCTTGCTTCTTGACTTCATCTTTTTCTAAACTCCTGGTGCTCTCTAAGTCCCAGCCACACTCacctttcttttgttcctttaacAAAACTCAATCCTGTCTCAGGACCTTTGTACTTGCTATTCCCTCCGTTTGGATAGCTCTTTCTCTGGATGGAAACAAGACTAGCTTGTGTTGTCAGTCAGGCCTTAGCACAAAGTTCTTCCCATCAGTGAGGACTTCCCCAAGTCACTGACACACTCCCCTATTTACCTTTCTCTATAACATTTACCACCACTGGAAATTCTCTTGTTTGCCAACTtattcccccccaccaccaccttgaTTCACATGTCAGATCCATCAGAGTAAGGACTCTGTCTTATGAATCACTGTATCCCTAAAACCTAAAATAGGGCCTAGCAAAAGGTGAAATTTGTACTGAATGAATCCCAGCTTCTCACCCGTCTGCCAATTATCTGAGTCGCCACATTAAAACGCCTGAAACTTAAGCCAAGTCACCATGGAGAACAGGATAGACATTGGAAGGGCACCTGGAGTCTCCAGATGTGGGTAAAGTGCTCCTGTCTGTGTACTTGAGGGCCTGCTCCAGACCTCAGGAGCTTGTTCTTGCCTAGATGTGTTAGAAGATGCAAGGTATCCTCcaagatttctcttctccttcttacATGGTAACAGAATTTTCAGGTAAGCACCTGGTCATTCAGTTacagactacatttcccagtctcCTCTGCAAGTAGGCATGGCCATAAGCCTATACTCTGGACAATGATTTATACAACTTGCAGGTTGCAAAGGGTGATCCTTTAGCTT
This genomic interval from Neovison vison isolate M4711 chromosome 1, ASM_NN_V1, whole genome shotgun sequence contains the following:
- the DELE1 gene encoding death ligand signal enhancer isoform X1 — protein: MWRLPGLLGRALPRLLGPGLRGVTPKSTNPAGPQAASSNLLVPVPSFDRSGPHGPGPGTNRGPRSHGWKDAFQWMSSRVSPNTLWDAVSWGTLAVLALQLARQIHFQSSLPAGPRQAGCCSWRSPLDLFLSSPLWHPCSSLRRHILPSPDVPAPRHTGPREPRLGQEERSTQPENLSSHSSLRVSGPQGPCEEDPSDLSFLSTSGNFQPRAEPAQLQSTGETQEQEKSKTLSLEEAVTSIQQLFQLTISIAFNFLGTENMRNGDYVAAFSYFQKAADYGYSKAQYNVGLCHEHGRGTPKDLGKAVLSYQLAASQGHRLAQYRYARCLLQGPASEGAPKRQRAVSMLKQAADSGLREAQAFLGVLFTKEPHLDEQSAVKYFWLAANNGDSQSRYHLGICFEKGLGVRRSLGEAVRCYQQSAALGNEPAQERLQTLFSMEAAGKALGTSDLAVKGLKSFSSPSLHSFNTLLAGASHLPHASSTGNLGLLCRSGRLRASPGAPNITLPPFSYPLERSLVRLGFG
- the DELE1 gene encoding death ligand signal enhancer isoform X2, yielding MWRLPGLLGRALPRLLGPGLRGVTPKSTNPAGPQAASSNLLVPVPSFDRSGPHGPGPGTNRGPRSHGWKDAFQWMSSRVSPNTLWDAVSWGTLAVLALQLARQIHFQSSLPAGPRQAGCCSWRSPLDLFLSSPLWHPCSSLRRHILPSPDVPAPRHTGPREPRLGQEERSTQPENLSSHSSLRVSGPQGPCEEDPSDLSFLSTSGNFQPRAEPAQLQSTGETQEQEKSKTLSLEEAVTSIQQLFQLTISIAFNFLGTENMRNGDYVAAFSYFQKAADYGYSKAQYNVGLCHEHGRGTPKDLGKAVLSYQLAASQGHRLAQYRYARCLLQGPASEGAPKRQRAVSMLKQAADSGLREAQAFLGVLFTKEPHLDEQSAVKYFWLAANNGDSQSRYHLGICFEKGLGVRRSLGEAVRCYQQSAALGNEPAQERLQTLFSMEAAALGTSDLAVKGLKSFSSPSLHSFNTLLAGASHLPHASSTGNLGLLCRSGRLRASPGAPNITLPPFSYPLERSLVRLGFG